A single genomic interval of halophilic archaeon DL31 harbors:
- a CDS encoding major facilitator superfamily MFS_1 (PFAM: Major facilitator superfamily MFS-1~KEGG: hla:Hlac_3544 major facilitator superfamily MFS_1) produces the protein MLSKLHTILPKKAVSKYYLYTATTAVGFYSPIIFLFFRDTGLSYTEIALLETAFMVTTFVGEIPTGYVGDRIGWRNSLLVGSALTSLTLFGIGFATSFLGLLALHIIWSLSFNFRSGSESAWLYESLEQTIGSDAYSRVQGRGRAVNLSVGAITAVIGGYLGSIELAVPFFAAGVLTAFGVPVLLTFPVTSTTDRDEFSIRDATDSILNDLLRSRICGFILYYIAFVYLMGVLRIFVQPIAVGAGLTIGTLGWIYGVTNAVSAGANYHTQTIRDKIGIVRWMTITPLFVGVSFLLVYRFPVSVDHIGLE, from the coding sequence ATGCTGAGCAAACTCCATACAATACTCCCGAAGAAAGCGGTCTCGAAGTATTACCTCTATACGGCAACGACTGCCGTCGGGTTCTACAGTCCAATTATATTCCTCTTTTTCAGAGATACAGGGCTGAGCTATACCGAAATCGCATTGCTCGAAACGGCGTTCATGGTGACCACATTCGTCGGCGAAATCCCCACCGGGTACGTCGGCGACCGCATCGGCTGGAGAAACAGTTTACTGGTAGGATCCGCCCTCACAAGCCTCACCCTCTTCGGCATCGGGTTCGCCACTAGCTTCTTGGGGCTCCTTGCTCTCCATATCATCTGGTCGCTCAGTTTCAACTTCAGATCGGGAAGCGAAAGCGCATGGCTCTACGAATCGCTTGAGCAAACCATCGGCAGCGACGCCTACTCACGCGTGCAGGGCCGCGGGCGAGCTGTCAACCTAAGCGTTGGTGCCATCACCGCCGTGATTGGCGGGTACCTAGGTTCAATTGAACTCGCTGTCCCCTTCTTCGCCGCAGGCGTCCTCACAGCATTCGGCGTCCCCGTACTGTTGACGTTCCCAGTCACCTCAACTACCGACCGTGATGAGTTCAGCATTCGAGACGCGACAGACTCCATCCTGAACGACTTACTTCGGAGTCGAATTTGTGGGTTCATCCTCTACTACATTGCCTTCGTCTACCTCATGGGCGTCCTCAGGATATTTGTGCAACCGATAGCGGTCGGCGCTGGGCTCACAATCGGAACGCTCGGATGGATATACGGGGTTACGAATGCGGTATCTGCTGGCGCAAACTACCACACGCAGACGATTCGCGATAAAATCGGTATCGTCCGCTGGATGACTATCACACCGCTGTTCGTTGGCGTGTCGTTCCTGCTAGTGTACAGATTCCCAGTTTCAGTCGATCACATCGGGTTAGAGTAA
- a CDS encoding Alkanesulfonate monooxygenase (KEGG: hla:Hlac_1046 luciferase-like monooxygenase~PFAM: Luciferase-like, subgroup), with protein MAGTECMDTEFAYWIPNVSGGLVTTDWPMDTDWTYEYNRDLAQTAEEVGFDYALAQARFFGSYGANKQLEALSIANALAAETEELHLIGAVHPGLWEPGPVANFVATADRISNGRFSLNIVSGWFKDEYTGFGKQWLDHDERYARSEEFIQVLKGLWTEGAFSFDGRFYQYGHDVGGFDGVPSKPLPVQKPSPKLFQGGNSQAARKMAAKHSDVLFMNGGSLDDLTAIIEDVEGYAEEFGTEPPEFAANAFVIERESEAEAEEELENIIEHATDDAVEAFKEQVQHAGQDSPEGEGMWADSDLGDLVQYNDGFKTGLIGTREQVVERIRKLDAIGVDIVLTGFLHYDEELERFGEEIILAVREADPIEGEVETEEGTTEVAGAKVAGQ; from the coding sequence ATGGCCGGTACCGAGTGTATGGACACTGAATTCGCGTACTGGATCCCCAACGTCAGCGGGGGGTTGGTAACGACTGATTGGCCGATGGACACCGATTGGACCTACGAGTACAACCGCGATCTCGCACAGACCGCCGAGGAGGTCGGCTTCGACTACGCGCTTGCCCAGGCCCGCTTTTTCGGGAGCTACGGCGCGAACAAGCAACTGGAAGCACTCTCGATCGCCAACGCGCTGGCCGCCGAAACCGAGGAGCTCCACCTAATCGGCGCCGTCCACCCCGGCCTCTGGGAGCCCGGCCCGGTGGCGAACTTCGTCGCCACTGCCGACCGCATCAGCAACGGCCGGTTCTCGCTCAACATCGTCTCGGGCTGGTTCAAAGACGAGTACACCGGCTTCGGCAAGCAGTGGCTCGACCACGACGAGCGCTACGCCCGCAGCGAGGAGTTCATTCAGGTGCTGAAAGGGCTCTGGACGGAGGGCGCATTCAGCTTCGACGGCCGTTTCTACCAGTACGGCCATGACGTCGGTGGCTTCGACGGCGTGCCGAGCAAGCCGCTCCCGGTGCAGAAACCCTCCCCCAAACTGTTCCAGGGCGGCAACTCACAGGCGGCCCGGAAGATGGCCGCCAAGCACTCCGACGTGCTGTTCATGAACGGCGGTAGCCTCGACGACCTCACGGCCATCATTGAGGACGTGGAGGGTTACGCCGAGGAGTTCGGCACCGAACCCCCGGAGTTCGCGGCCAACGCGTTCGTCATCGAGCGTGAGAGCGAGGCCGAGGCCGAAGAAGAGTTGGAGAACATCATCGAGCACGCCACCGACGACGCTGTCGAGGCGTTCAAAGAGCAGGTCCAACACGCCGGGCAGGACTCCCCCGAAGGCGAGGGGATGTGGGCCGACTCCGACCTCGGCGACCTGGTCCAGTACAACGACGGCTTCAAGACCGGCCTCATCGGCACGCGGGAGCAGGTCGTCGAGCGCATCCGCAAGCTGGACGCCATCGGCGTCGACATCGTGCTGACAGGCTTTCTGCACTACGACGAGGAACTGGAACGCTTCGGCGAGGAGATCATCCTGGCCGTTCGCGAGGCCGATCCCATCGAGGGCGAGGTCGAGACCGAAGAGGGGACCACGGAGGTCGCCGGCGCGAAAGTCGCGGGGCAGTAG
- a CDS encoding NADPH-dependent FMN reductase (PFAM: NADPH-dependent FMN reductase~KEGG: hla:Hlac_1047 NADPH-dependent FMN reductase) encodes MRLLGISGSQSSGSRTRTAVETALDATGEGVETDLLHLGEYDIVTADGRHIDEYEGDTAAALEKIVAADAYVVGTPVYRASYSGVLKNLLDMVPRGQWQGDMAPFENAAVGLVATGATQSHYLAIDEELRPVFAFFGAHTVGSGVYADGNAFADGEIVDGEARERLETLGSATVELAEAVDSGAALSSLEPQV; translated from the coding sequence ATGCGCCTGCTTGGTATCTCCGGGAGCCAGTCCTCAGGGTCGCGCACCCGCACGGCCGTCGAGACGGCGCTCGACGCGACCGGCGAGGGCGTTGAGACGGACTTGCTCCACCTCGGAGAGTACGACATCGTCACCGCCGACGGCCGTCACATCGACGAGTACGAGGGAGACACTGCTGCAGCGCTCGAGAAAATCGTCGCGGCCGACGCCTACGTCGTCGGAACCCCGGTCTACCGCGCCAGCTACTCGGGTGTGCTGAAGAACCTCCTCGACATGGTCCCGCGCGGCCAGTGGCAGGGCGACATGGCGCCGTTTGAGAACGCCGCCGTGGGTCTCGTTGCGACGGGCGCGACCCAGAGCCATTACCTCGCAATCGACGAGGAACTCCGCCCGGTGTTCGCCTTCTTCGGCGCCCACACGGTCGGAAGCGGCGTGTACGCGGACGGCAACGCGTTCGCGGACGGCGAGATCGTCGACGGCGAGGCCCGAGAGCGGCTCGAGACGCTCGGGAGCGCGACCGTCGAACTGGCGGAAGCAGTCGACTCTGGGGCGGCACTATCGTCGCTGGAACCGCAGGTGTAG
- a CDS encoding hypothetical protein (KEGG: hbo:Hbor_05640 hypothetical protein) gives MTDGYRGVFGAFPYAFRASDSWLFRSYVVAGALAAAFLAFAFILAVVVVFGQTTGMRGGSLTLSRSFVALVGLLSVLPVVAPVLLVARARRRGAVESSTYDALLAVGGYAFLLSLYLTAIASMPETFVLDGETVTRPPASGLFAPVLSLLYAIPPAASPLVTLPSVGFMATVQRYFG, from the coding sequence ATGACGGACGGCTACCGAGGCGTCTTCGGCGCGTTTCCCTATGCGTTCCGGGCGAGTGACTCATGGCTGTTCCGGAGCTACGTGGTTGCCGGTGCGCTCGCGGCGGCCTTCCTCGCGTTCGCGTTCATCCTCGCAGTCGTCGTCGTGTTCGGCCAAACCACCGGGATGCGTGGCGGGAGTCTCACGCTTTCGCGCTCGTTCGTCGCGCTGGTGGGGCTGCTCTCGGTGCTCCCAGTCGTAGCGCCGGTCCTGCTGGTCGCCCGGGCCCGTCGCCGCGGCGCAGTCGAGTCGTCCACCTACGACGCGCTACTGGCGGTGGGGGGCTACGCCTTCTTGCTCTCGCTCTATCTCACCGCCATCGCCTCGATGCCCGAGACGTTCGTGCTCGACGGCGAGACAGTGACGCGCCCGCCCGCCAGTGGCCTGTTCGCACCGGTCCTCAGCCTGCTCTACGCGATTCCACCCGCTGCCTCGCCGTTGGTCACCCTCCCTTCGGTCGGGTTCATGGCCACAGTGCAGCGGTATTTCGGCTGA
- a CDS encoding hypothetical protein (KEGG: hbo:Hbor_05680 hypothetical protein) codes for MSDIDGASEGTFLVTHADEDSAVLKDVESGQVHTLSSNPGVEEDDAVEGVVAPEPPLELTVELVELHERRSLRLHESREPPTTQEREIAAEQAVGDLTRTERAGIGEIHVINVPEAETEAAVEDVLSDREATLSRAARLGVNRVEIRSEPGIVSVRYLP; via the coding sequence ATGAGCGACATCGACGGCGCGAGCGAGGGCACCTTCCTCGTCACCCACGCCGACGAGGACAGCGCGGTGCTGAAAGACGTCGAAAGCGGGCAGGTCCACACCCTCTCTTCAAACCCAGGCGTGGAGGAAGACGATGCCGTCGAGGGCGTCGTCGCCCCGGAGCCCCCGCTGGAACTGACCGTCGAACTCGTCGAGCTCCACGAGCGGCGGTCGCTTCGACTGCACGAGAGCCGGGAGCCACCGACCACCCAGGAACGAGAAATTGCCGCCGAGCAGGCGGTTGGCGATCTCACCCGCACCGAACGCGCTGGCATTGGCGAGATTCACGTCATCAACGTTCCCGAAGCTGAGACCGAGGCCGCCGTCGAGGACGTGCTTTCCGACCGCGAGGCAACGCTGTCGCGAGCGGCACGGCTCGGCGTGAATCGCGTGGAGATTCGTTCCGAACCGGGAATCGTCAGCGTTCGGTACTTGCCGTAA
- a CDS encoding hypothetical protein (KEGG: hvo:HVO_1974 hypothetical protein) has protein sequence MSTATRVIVSHPEELSAWGRDQLTADRYVNYLRKTIGAVEAGDEFEEFVDVGCCGDAMDIPLRIESINGDTVGQETKIEFTTREASMEGGWLVQSQATGTEQPDA, from the coding sequence ATGAGCACCGCAACCCGGGTCATCGTCTCCCACCCCGAGGAGCTGAGTGCGTGGGGTCGTGACCAACTCACGGCGGACCGGTACGTAAACTATCTCCGGAAGACCATCGGGGCCGTTGAGGCTGGCGACGAGTTTGAGGAGTTCGTCGACGTTGGCTGCTGTGGCGACGCGATGGATATCCCGCTCCGCATCGAGTCGATCAACGGCGACACAGTGGGCCAGGAGACGAAAATCGAGTTTACGACTCGCGAGGCGTCGATGGAGGGCGGGTGGTTGGTGCAAAGTCAGGCGACCGGCACCGAACAGCCGGACGCGTAG
- a CDS encoding transposase, IS605 OrfB family (KEGG: hla:Hlac_3391 transposase, IS605 OrfB family~TIGRFAM: Transposase, IS605 OrfB, C-terminal~PFAM: Transposase, IS605 OrfB, C-terminal), whose translation MDVRRTAVVKLAVSDEQRDALHRTAEQYLYCANRTADYCWSNTSYTECKTNKRTVRDALYSELRKETELQAQLVQAAIRRAVEAVKGVVERWKKGQHISCPTFTAETMDYDMRSATFYRNKVSLATVEGRVESSFILPADSPTPYERYVLSEDYEFRESTLRYDAVTDGFYLNISTQRINDDGEVPADTGHPDQTVLGIDLGVNSLAVSSTATFWQGDEYDHWCGEFEKRRGEMQQRGTQAAHNALLRLGKREEAWRKQYIHTVANELVSEAVEHDCDVIVFEDLTDIRERLPQAKWHHVWAFRRLFEYVSYKAPEQGVSVEQVEPNHTSQRCSRTDCGFTHPNNRNGEQFCCQKCGYEVNADYNGAKNIGLRYARKRIHKLRSSPKSGSGDAEVDLRINGGTLNGESHQPIAGD comes from the coding sequence ATGGACGTGCGTCGAACCGCCGTCGTGAAACTCGCCGTTTCCGACGAGCAACGCGACGCGCTCCACCGAACCGCCGAGCAATACCTGTACTGCGCGAACCGAACCGCCGACTACTGTTGGTCCAACACCTCATACACTGAGTGCAAAACCAACAAACGAACAGTGCGGGACGCACTCTACTCCGAACTCCGAAAGGAAACGGAGTTGCAGGCACAACTCGTCCAAGCCGCTATCCGACGCGCCGTCGAAGCTGTCAAAGGCGTTGTCGAACGCTGGAAGAAAGGACAGCACATCTCGTGTCCGACGTTCACCGCTGAAACGATGGACTACGACATGCGAAGCGCGACATTCTACCGAAACAAGGTGTCGCTGGCAACTGTTGAGGGGCGGGTCGAATCCTCGTTCATTCTTCCGGCAGACAGTCCGACACCCTACGAGCGGTACGTACTCTCCGAGGACTACGAGTTCCGCGAGAGTACGCTTCGGTATGACGCGGTAACCGACGGGTTCTACCTCAACATCTCGACTCAACGGATTAACGACGACGGTGAGGTTCCGGCAGATACCGGGCACCCCGACCAAACGGTCCTCGGTATCGACCTCGGCGTCAACTCGTTGGCCGTCTCCTCAACCGCCACATTCTGGCAAGGAGACGAGTACGACCACTGGTGTGGCGAGTTTGAGAAGCGACGTGGAGAGATGCAACAGCGCGGCACGCAAGCCGCCCACAACGCCCTGCTTCGCCTCGGCAAGCGCGAAGAAGCGTGGCGGAAACAGTACATCCACACAGTCGCCAACGAACTCGTCTCGGAGGCCGTTGAACACGACTGCGACGTTATTGTGTTCGAGGACTTAACCGACATCCGAGAGCGGCTTCCACAGGCGAAGTGGCACCATGTGTGGGCGTTCCGACGCCTCTTCGAGTACGTCTCCTACAAGGCTCCTGAACAGGGTGTTTCCGTGGAACAGGTCGAGCCGAACCACACGTCCCAACGCTGTTCTCGGACGGACTGCGGGTTCACACACCCAAACAACCGCAACGGCGAACAGTTCTGTTGCCAGAAGTGCGGGTACGAAGTGAACGCTGACTACAACGGTGCGAAGAACATCGGGCTACGGTACGCTCGAAAGCGAATCCACAAACTCCGTTCCTCGCCCAAGTCGGGGAGCGGAGACGCAGAAGTAGACCTGCGTATAAATGGTGGGACGTTGAACGGTGAGAGTCACCAGCCTATTGCCGGAGACTGA
- a CDS encoding Phosphoglycerate dehydrogenase (KEGG: htu:Htur_2328 D-isomer specific 2-hydroxyacid dehydrogenase NAD-binding protein~PFAM: D-isomer specific 2-hydroxyacid dehydrogenase, NAD-binding; D-isomer specific 2-hydroxyacid dehydrogenase, catalytic region), with amino-acid sequence MTEPTLLVTHTVPPETTEGLLAALRDELPNAEILTAATPEETEALLDRADALVTGRLDAKTVENGEFEWVQALSAGVDNYPHDALAEAGVTLTNASGVHAEPIGEQVLGAMLSFERRFIESQRNKERNSWERVEGGELNGKTLGIVGVGAIGSRVAELGSAFGMAVLGTKRDPETMPEAVDEAFGADGYTELCRRADYLVLACPLTDETEGLIGAPEFRLLDSEAVLVNIARGAVCDEEALTRALQYKQIRGAALDVFETEPLPADSPLWDLSNVLLTPHMAGSTTKKDERWADIIGENYRRFDTNEAYVNRVK; translated from the coding sequence ATGACTGAGCCGACGCTGCTGGTCACCCACACCGTTCCGCCCGAAACTACCGAGGGGCTGCTCGCGGCGCTCCGCGACGAACTCCCGAACGCTGAGATTCTGACAGCGGCGACCCCCGAGGAGACCGAAGCGCTACTCGACCGGGCTGACGCGCTGGTCACCGGGCGCCTCGACGCCAAGACGGTCGAGAACGGCGAGTTCGAGTGGGTGCAGGCGCTCTCAGCCGGCGTCGACAACTACCCGCATGACGCGCTTGCGGAGGCGGGCGTGACCCTCACGAACGCCTCCGGGGTCCACGCCGAACCCATCGGCGAGCAGGTGCTGGGGGCGATGCTCAGTTTCGAGCGCCGATTCATCGAGTCCCAGCGCAACAAGGAGCGAAACAGCTGGGAGCGCGTGGAAGGCGGCGAACTCAACGGCAAAACGCTCGGAATCGTCGGCGTTGGTGCCATCGGCAGCCGCGTCGCCGAACTCGGCTCCGCGTTCGGGATGGCGGTGCTGGGAACCAAACGCGACCCGGAGACGATGCCCGAGGCCGTCGACGAGGCGTTTGGCGCGGACGGCTACACCGAACTCTGCCGCCGGGCGGACTACCTCGTGCTCGCATGCCCTCTGACCGACGAGACCGAGGGGCTCATCGGCGCGCCGGAGTTCCGGCTGCTCGACTCCGAGGCCGTGCTAGTCAACATTGCCCGCGGCGCCGTCTGTGACGAGGAGGCCCTGACTCGTGCGCTCCAGTACAAACAGATTCGCGGCGCTGCCCTCGACGTATTCGAGACCGAACCCCTCCCCGCTGATTCGCCGCTATGGGACCTCTCGAACGTACTACTCACACCCCACATGGCCGGCTCGACCACGAAGAAGGACGAACGGTGGGCCGACATCATCGGCGAGAACTACCGCCGGTTCGACACCAACGAGGCGTACGTCAACCGCGTCAAGTAA
- a CDS encoding methionine-R-sulfoxide reductase (TIGRFAM: Methionine sulphoxide reductase B~KEGG: hvo:HVO_2234 methionine-R-sulfoxide reductase~PFAM: Methionine sulphoxide reductase B): MSEPETKKSDAEWREELSDEEYEILRNRGTEARFSGEHVDRDDDGVYNCKGCGEVLFESETKYDSSCGWPSFYAAENDAVETKQDDSHGMSRIEVVCANCEGHLGHVFDDGPQPTGKRFCINSVALEFDDE; encoded by the coding sequence ATGAGCGAACCCGAAACCAAGAAATCCGACGCCGAATGGCGCGAGGAACTCTCCGACGAGGAGTACGAGATTCTCCGGAACCGCGGCACTGAGGCACGCTTCAGTGGCGAGCACGTCGACCGCGACGACGACGGCGTCTACAACTGCAAAGGCTGTGGCGAGGTGCTGTTCGAGTCCGAAACCAAGTACGACTCTAGCTGTGGCTGGCCCAGCTTCTACGCTGCCGAGAACGACGCCGTCGAGACAAAACAGGACGACAGCCACGGCATGTCCCGCATCGAAGTCGTCTGTGCCAACTGTGAGGGCCACCTCGGCCACGTGTTCGATGACGGGCCTCAGCCCACAGGCAAGCGGTTCTGCATCAACTCCGTGGCGCTGGAGTTCGACGACGAGTAG
- a CDS encoding HAD-superfamily hydrolase, subfamily IA, variant 1 (KEGG: hsl:OE1164R phosphatase-like protein~TIGRFAM: HAD-superfamily hydrolase, subfamily IA, variant 1~PFAM: Haloacid dehalogenase-like hydrolase) has product MTYDAVVFDNDGVLVDTTEYDVLHEAAWRAFEEVGVQNPEPAHVEEIVVGVTPESLAVVCDTYNLSVEAFWEVRDRTSHEAQRRHVHAGGKPLFEDVPTLADLDIPMGVVSSNQQETVDFLLEHFGVSELFDTAYGRQPTMADLRRKKPDPHFLEQALADLDAEDALYVGDRESDITAAVNAGIDSAFIRRPHREYHDLSVRPTHEVDDLHDVRALCR; this is encoded by the coding sequence ATGACCTACGACGCAGTCGTCTTCGACAACGACGGCGTCCTCGTGGACACCACGGAGTACGACGTGCTCCATGAGGCGGCCTGGCGTGCGTTCGAGGAGGTGGGGGTGCAGAACCCCGAACCGGCCCACGTGGAGGAGATTGTCGTCGGTGTCACCCCGGAGTCGCTCGCGGTGGTCTGTGACACCTACAACCTCTCCGTCGAGGCGTTCTGGGAGGTTCGAGACCGGACCTCTCACGAGGCACAGCGCAGACACGTCCACGCCGGCGGCAAACCGCTGTTCGAAGACGTTCCGACGCTTGCGGACCTCGACATCCCGATGGGAGTCGTCAGTTCGAACCAACAGGAGACGGTGGATTTCTTGCTCGAACATTTCGGCGTCTCGGAGCTGTTCGACACTGCCTACGGCCGCCAGCCGACGATGGCGGACCTCCGTCGCAAGAAGCCCGACCCACACTTCCTCGAGCAGGCACTCGCCGATTTGGACGCGGAAGACGCGCTCTACGTGGGTGACCGGGAGAGCGACATCACCGCGGCCGTGAACGCCGGCATCGACTCGGCGTTCATCCGCCGACCCCACCGGGAGTACCACGATCTGTCAGTCCGGCCGACGCACGAAGTTGACGATCTGCACGACGTGCGTGCGCTCTGTCGGTAA
- a CDS encoding Rieske (2Fe-2S) iron-sulfur domain-containing protein (PFAM: Rieske [2Fe-2S] iron-sulphur domain~KEGG: hbo:Hbor_06670 ferredoxin subunit of nitrite reductase and ring-hydroxylating dioxygenase) has translation MAEHETVPDGYVAVADAETLREEGRTVTAAEGTPVAVFFHEGEFRAVNNRCPHMGFPLSEGSVEEGVLTCHWHHARFELSYGDTFDPWADDVESYPLEVVDGTVYIDPNPPREEPPAAHWAQRLEDGLEQSLRLVLAKAAVGLFDAGVSPVEPFETAVVFGTKYREGGWSSGLTILTALLNRMDDLTKQDRQRALYQGLVQVASDCADQPPKFDQAAFEATNVPVERLESWFRENVEVRDADGAERVLRTAVASDCTPEQLTEMLTAAATDHRYLDTGHRFDHLNKATEALDHMGWDHPETADVLASLVRGLASAERSEELSSWRQPYDLAARSADSFDRLSEMVAAGEEKEWIEPEDFTDRLHSDDPEAMYETLDEAVRSGATVEELARAVAFGAGKRVAKFSVANEFSDWNTVHHTFTFANAVHRAAQRAPSTELYRGVYDAATNVYLDRFLNMPPAPEPAIDETAALDEEIQGLRHCFEMEGELNAAGAHAANFLDAGGDPARLKAELSNALLQEDTGFHTFQALEAGLRQFDLREDPAERRVLATAVARYLAAHYPTRREREQTFSIASRLHRGERIHEGSDEAAADD, from the coding sequence ATGGCCGAACACGAGACCGTTCCCGACGGTTACGTCGCCGTCGCCGACGCCGAGACGCTCCGCGAGGAGGGTCGGACAGTGACCGCTGCCGAGGGGACACCGGTCGCGGTTTTCTTCCACGAGGGCGAGTTCCGCGCGGTGAACAACCGCTGCCCGCATATGGGGTTCCCGCTCTCGGAGGGGAGCGTCGAGGAGGGTGTCCTCACCTGCCACTGGCACCACGCACGCTTCGAACTCTCCTATGGGGACACGTTCGACCCGTGGGCAGACGACGTGGAGAGCTACCCGCTGGAGGTCGTCGACGGAACGGTGTATATCGACCCGAACCCGCCACGTGAAGAGCCGCCCGCAGCCCACTGGGCCCAGCGGCTGGAGGACGGCCTCGAACAGAGCCTCAGACTCGTGCTCGCGAAAGCCGCCGTCGGGCTGTTCGACGCTGGTGTGAGCCCCGTCGAGCCGTTCGAGACGGCGGTGGTCTTCGGCACCAAATACCGCGAGGGCGGTTGGAGCTCCGGGCTGACTATCCTGACCGCGCTGCTAAACCGGATGGACGACCTCACGAAGCAGGACCGCCAGCGAGCGCTCTATCAGGGGCTGGTGCAGGTCGCGAGTGACTGTGCCGACCAGCCGCCGAAGTTCGATCAGGCGGCGTTCGAGGCAACCAACGTGCCCGTCGAGCGGTTGGAGTCGTGGTTCCGGGAGAACGTGGAGGTGCGTGACGCCGACGGCGCCGAACGGGTGCTGCGGACCGCTGTCGCCTCGGACTGTACGCCCGAACAGCTGACAGAGATGCTGACCGCCGCCGCGACGGACCACCGCTATCTCGACACCGGCCACCGGTTCGACCACCTCAACAAGGCAACGGAGGCGCTGGATCACATGGGCTGGGACCATCCCGAGACGGCTGACGTGCTCGCCTCACTGGTCCGCGGCCTCGCGAGTGCCGAGCGCAGCGAGGAGCTCTCCTCCTGGCGCCAGCCCTACGACCTGGCGGCCCGCAGCGCCGACTCCTTCGACCGGCTCTCGGAAATGGTCGCCGCGGGCGAGGAGAAGGAGTGGATCGAGCCCGAGGACTTCACCGACCGCCTGCACAGCGACGACCCGGAGGCGATGTACGAGACGCTCGACGAGGCTGTCCGCTCGGGTGCAACTGTCGAGGAACTCGCACGGGCGGTCGCGTTCGGGGCGGGCAAGCGCGTCGCGAAGTTCTCGGTCGCTAACGAGTTCAGCGACTGGAACACCGTCCACCACACGTTCACGTTCGCGAATGCGGTCCACCGCGCGGCCCAACGCGCGCCCTCGACAGAACTCTACCGCGGCGTCTACGACGCGGCGACGAACGTCTACCTCGACCGCTTCCTCAACATGCCGCCGGCGCCTGAGCCAGCGATCGACGAGACGGCTGCGCTTGATGAGGAGATACAGGGGCTGCGCCACTGCTTCGAGATGGAGGGCGAACTGAACGCCGCGGGTGCCCACGCCGCGAACTTCCTCGACGCCGGTGGCGACCCCGCGCGGCTGAAAGCGGAACTCTCGAACGCGCTGCTCCAGGAGGATACAGGCTTTCACACGTTTCAGGCGCTAGAGGCTGGATTGCGCCAGTTCGACCTGCGCGAGGACCCTGCTGAACGCCGGGTGCTCGCGACGGCGGTGGCGCGCTATCTCGCGGCGCACTACCCGACCCGGCGGGAGCGCGAGCAGACGTTCAGTATCGCCTCGCGACTCCACCGTGGCGAACGAATCCACGAGGGTAGTGACGAGGCCGCTGCCGACGACTGA